The proteins below are encoded in one region of Tolumonas auensis DSM 9187:
- a CDS encoding lysophospholipid acyltransferase family protein has product MFTVDELLSTHISKPVPRWYKPFLRYLLCEKEFQRFGERYPNLHGLDFIEQGLRYLSFACDVCEDELEHIPAQGPVVIVANHPIGSLDGLALLQIISRVRSDVKIIANQLLNQIKPLEELLLPVDNMNGNTQRQQIAAIHDHLGKGKALIVFPAGEVSRLHLHGVRDGRWNNGFLRLATQHRAPIVPIHISGHNSWLFYGASLVCKPLSTLLLVREMMYQRKGHIKVRIGARIPFSEWSKLPVTGKALAKLFRKHLYRLGKGKSGILTTEAPIALPEDRVKLKKAVEECQPLGTTPDGKHICLYRREQSPSSVILKELGRLREIAFRAVGEGTGQRRDLDGYDDDYYHLLLWDNKELEIVGAYRFMPTREQLERKGHRGLYSYSLFHYDTAMAHILDQGIELGRSFIQPRYWGKRSLDYLWQGIGAFLAQNPQYRYLFGPVSMSASLPAPARDLLVAFYKLHFSPRWPLARSRQPYANGSLEIAGQFIGQDYQQDLGILKSMLDNLGCGIPTLYKQYSELCEPGGVQFLDFGIDPDFGNCVDGLVLVDVHKMKQNKRQRYIDCHLPHADTTPAASA; this is encoded by the coding sequence ATGTTTACTGTCGACGAATTACTCTCGACCCACATTTCCAAACCAGTTCCGCGCTGGTACAAGCCCTTCCTGCGCTATCTGCTGTGTGAGAAAGAGTTTCAGCGTTTCGGAGAACGTTATCCGAACTTGCACGGACTGGATTTTATCGAACAGGGGCTGCGCTACTTATCCTTTGCCTGCGATGTCTGTGAAGATGAACTGGAACATATTCCGGCGCAGGGTCCGGTAGTCATTGTTGCTAATCACCCGATTGGTTCGCTGGATGGTCTGGCGTTATTACAGATCATTTCCCGTGTCCGCAGTGATGTCAAAATCATCGCCAACCAATTACTGAATCAAATCAAACCGCTGGAAGAGTTGTTACTGCCGGTTGATAACATGAATGGCAATACGCAGCGTCAGCAGATCGCAGCGATTCATGATCATCTGGGTAAAGGCAAAGCGTTGATCGTATTCCCGGCAGGTGAAGTTTCACGGCTGCATCTGCACGGTGTCCGCGACGGCAGGTGGAATAATGGATTCCTCCGGTTAGCAACCCAGCACCGGGCACCCATTGTCCCGATTCATATCTCCGGTCATAACTCATGGCTATTCTACGGTGCATCTTTAGTATGCAAGCCGCTGTCAACGTTACTGCTGGTACGTGAAATGATGTATCAGCGCAAGGGACATATAAAGGTGCGTATCGGTGCCCGGATCCCTTTCAGTGAGTGGTCTAAATTACCAGTGACCGGAAAGGCACTGGCCAAACTATTCCGAAAACATCTTTACCGTCTGGGAAAAGGGAAATCCGGCATTCTGACGACTGAAGCGCCGATTGCATTACCTGAAGACCGGGTCAAACTGAAAAAAGCAGTCGAAGAGTGTCAGCCTTTGGGAACAACACCGGATGGAAAACATATCTGTCTGTATCGCCGTGAACAGTCACCTTCCTCGGTTATTCTGAAAGAGCTGGGACGGTTGCGGGAAATTGCTTTCCGGGCCGTGGGGGAAGGTACCGGACAGCGCCGGGATCTCGATGGGTATGATGATGATTACTATCATTTGTTGCTTTGGGATAACAAAGAGCTGGAAATTGTCGGTGCCTATCGTTTTATGCCAACCCGCGAACAGCTGGAGCGGAAAGGACACCGTGGGTTGTACAGCTACAGCCTGTTTCATTACGACACCGCGATGGCGCATATTCTTGATCAGGGCATTGAACTCGGACGCAGTTTTATTCAGCCACGCTACTGGGGCAAACGCAGTCTGGATTATCTGTGGCAGGGTATCGGCGCATTCCTGGCGCAAAATCCGCAATACCGTTATCTGTTCGGACCGGTATCGATGTCTGCCAGTCTGCCGGCACCGGCGCGTGATCTGCTGGTTGCATTTTACAAACTGCATTTCAGTCCGCGCTGGCCACTGGCTCGTTCACGCCAGCCTTATGCGAATGGTTCGCTGGAAATTGCAGGTCAGTTCATCGGACAGGATTATCAGCAGGATTTAGGCATACTGAAATCCATGCTGGATAATCTGGGTTGCGGTATCCCTACTCTATATAAGCAGTATTCCGAATTATGCGAACCGGGTGGCGTGCAGTTCCTGGATTTCGGTATCGATCCTGATTTTGGTAACTGCGTTGATGGTCTGGTACTGGTCGATGTACATAAGATGAAACAGAACAAGCGCCAGCGCTATATTGACTGTCACCTTCCGCATGCCGATACCACACCTGCTGCCAGCGCATGA
- the glk gene encoding glucokinase: MAEQVLVGDVGGTNARLALCSLQDGSLSHIKNYSGAEYPSLEAVIRVYLEETAAKVSSACIAIACPITGDWVAMTNHTWAFSQSEMQQNLGLQHLSIINDFTAISMAIPALKDEDKIQFGGEAAQAGKPIAVYGAGTGLGVAHLVHSGEAWMSLPGEGGHVDFAPNSTEEVMVLEALREELGHVSAERLLSGPGLVNIYRGLVLSDDRVPENLQPKDVTERALADEDIDCRRALSLFCVLMGRFGGNLALNLGTFGGVYIAGGIVPRFLEFFKASGFRVAFEDKGRFHSYLEPIPVFLITHEQPGLLGSGAYLRQKLGYKL, translated from the coding sequence ATGGCTGAACAAGTTCTGGTGGGCGATGTTGGTGGTACAAATGCTCGTCTGGCGTTGTGTAGTTTGCAGGATGGTAGCTTATCGCACATCAAAAACTATTCCGGTGCGGAATATCCGTCACTTGAGGCGGTGATCCGGGTTTATCTGGAAGAAACGGCTGCTAAAGTTTCCAGTGCATGTATCGCGATTGCCTGCCCGATTACAGGTGACTGGGTGGCGATGACTAACCATACCTGGGCATTCTCTCAAAGCGAAATGCAGCAAAATCTGGGGCTGCAACACCTTTCTATCATCAATGATTTCACCGCTATCTCTATGGCTATCCCGGCGCTGAAAGATGAAGACAAAATTCAGTTCGGTGGTGAGGCTGCACAGGCCGGTAAGCCTATCGCTGTCTACGGTGCCGGTACTGGCCTGGGCGTAGCGCATCTGGTTCATAGCGGAGAAGCCTGGATGAGCTTGCCGGGCGAGGGTGGTCATGTCGATTTTGCACCTAACAGCACTGAAGAAGTCATGGTGCTGGAAGCATTGCGTGAAGAACTGGGCCATGTGTCTGCTGAACGTCTGTTATCGGGTCCGGGTCTGGTCAATATCTATCGTGGCTTGGTTCTGTCAGATGACCGTGTACCGGAAAATCTGCAGCCGAAAGATGTGACTGAGCGTGCACTGGCGGATGAAGATATCGACTGTCGTCGTGCGCTGAGCCTGTTCTGTGTGCTGATGGGCCGTTTCGGCGGTAACCTGGCGCTGAACCTGGGCACCTTCGGTGGTGTCTATATCGCCGGTGGTATCGTACCGCGCTTCCTGGAATTCTTTAAAGCATCCGGCTTCCGCGTTGCGTTTGAAGATAAAGGCCGTTTCCACTCTTATCTGGAACCGATCCCGGTATTTTTGATCACGCATGAACAACCGGGCCTGCTGGGTTCTGGTGCTTACTTACGTCAGAAACTGGGTTACAAACTCTGA
- a CDS encoding FKBP-type peptidyl-prolyl cis-trans isomerase — protein MSKFQTTEQQACYGIGRQIGQQLTEQSFDGFDLSAVQQGIEDAINNAPFAVDHEQIGEAFRILNERMATEEAARAETMKAGGVAFLAENAKRPEVKVTASGLQYEVLVAGSGKQPSPADKVRVHYHGTFTDGKVFDSSVQRGQPAEFPVGGVIAGWVEALPMMSEGAKWKLFIPHDLAYGERGAGSIPPFSTLVFEVELLNVLA, from the coding sequence ATGTCTAAGTTTCAAACAACCGAACAGCAAGCCTGTTACGGTATTGGCCGTCAGATCGGTCAGCAATTAACTGAGCAGTCTTTTGATGGCTTCGATCTGTCTGCTGTGCAGCAAGGTATTGAAGATGCAATCAACAATGCACCTTTTGCTGTGGATCATGAGCAGATCGGTGAAGCATTCCGCATTCTGAACGAAAGAATGGCTACTGAAGAAGCTGCACGCGCTGAAACCATGAAAGCGGGTGGTGTTGCTTTCCTGGCTGAAAATGCAAAACGCCCTGAAGTTAAAGTAACTGCATCAGGTCTGCAATACGAAGTACTGGTTGCTGGTTCAGGCAAACAGCCTTCACCTGCTGACAAAGTGCGTGTGCATTACCACGGTACTTTCACCGACGGTAAAGTGTTCGACAGCTCTGTTCAGCGTGGTCAGCCTGCTGAATTCCCGGTTGGCGGCGTGATCGCTGGTTGGGTTGAAGCTCTGCCTATGATGTCAGAAGGCGCGAAATGGAAACTGTTCATTCCGCACGATCTGGCCTATGGCGAACGTGGTGCTGGTTCAATTCCACCGTTCTCAACGCTGGTTTTTGAAGTAGAATTACTGAACGTATTGGCGTAA
- a CDS encoding LacI family DNA-binding transcriptional regulator, with translation MTTIRDVAELAGVSIATISRVLNNKGKVSEETAERVRAIVKELGYVYVQQPLKRRQVVTKPQGVFAIILPTLSNPYFAELLDIVEQEVQYLGRSLLVYNSRGDVQRELGLLNICKQQKIDGLFIVPSSNKPDYIATLNQQPFPVVSLTQLHPELTSVAVDHAEGGAQVAEHLASMGHTQIGYLGPADEAEQKFTGFRNKLSDLRIPLPAERIIDTPDVSAPELSARFSTYLDQHAVLPFSAIFVFNDVSAQLVIEVLQSRGYRVPENVLVVGFDNTLIAQVMNISSVAQPIREIGRLGFQEMMRLTGQNETDTDIHHLILSPRLVLRNSSVRVIKKVL, from the coding sequence ATGACGACGATAAGAGATGTTGCAGAGCTGGCGGGTGTATCTATCGCCACCATTTCCAGAGTTCTGAATAACAAAGGCAAGGTTTCAGAAGAAACGGCAGAACGTGTCCGCGCGATAGTCAAAGAGCTGGGGTATGTTTATGTGCAACAGCCGCTGAAACGTCGTCAGGTTGTTACTAAGCCACAGGGTGTCTTTGCCATTATTCTGCCTACCTTGTCGAATCCTTATTTTGCTGAATTGCTGGATATAGTCGAACAGGAAGTGCAATACCTCGGCCGTTCGTTGCTGGTATATAACTCGCGGGGTGATGTACAACGTGAACTGGGTCTGCTCAATATCTGCAAGCAACAAAAGATCGATGGTCTGTTTATTGTTCCGAGCTCGAATAAACCGGACTATATCGCCACGCTGAATCAGCAGCCATTCCCTGTGGTATCACTGACACAGCTTCATCCTGAACTAACCAGCGTTGCGGTTGATCATGCTGAAGGTGGGGCGCAAGTTGCCGAACATCTGGCCAGCATGGGGCATACCCAAATAGGGTATCTGGGCCCGGCTGATGAAGCTGAACAAAAATTCACGGGTTTCCGTAACAAACTATCCGATTTACGTATCCCGTTACCGGCAGAACGAATTATTGATACGCCGGATGTATCCGCCCCTGAATTATCAGCCCGGTTTAGCACTTATCTCGATCAGCATGCGGTATTACCATTTTCTGCTATTTTCGTTTTTAACGACGTTTCTGCTCAGTTAGTCATTGAGGTATTACAGTCGCGTGGTTATCGCGTGCCGGAAAATGTGCTGGTGGTGGGGTTTGATAACACGCTGATTGCACAGGTCATGAATATCAGCAGTGTGGCGCAGCCAATCCGGGAAATCGGTCGTCTGGGTTTTCAGGAAATGATGCGCTTAACCGGACAGAATGAAACGGATACTGACATCCATCATCTGATTTTGTCGCCGCGTCTGGTTTTGCGCAACAGCTCAGTAAGAGTGATCAAAAAAGTATTATAA
- the pyk gene encoding pyruvate kinase, whose protein sequence is MLRRTKIVTTLGPATDREGVLEGILEAGANMVRMNFSHGTAEDHIARAKEIRALAARLGKSVAILGDLQGPKIRVSTFKDNKIMLKVGDKFLLDANLGKGDGTQEQVGIDYKKLPEDVVAGDILLLDDGRVQLKVDSVEGSKIFTTVTVGGPLSNNKGINKKGGGLSAPALTEKDKADIKTAALMQVDYLAVSFPRNGADLNYARELAREAGCNAKIVAKVERAETVATDEAMEDIILASDVVMVARGDLGVEIGDSELMGVQKKLIRSARKLNRVVITATQMMESMIKAPMPTRAEVMDVANAVLDGTDAVMLSAETAAGDFPIETVTAMANVCLGAEKHPSVNVSNHRMTHTFDTVEETVAMSTMYAANHMQGVKGIIAMTESGTTPLLMSRLSSGLPIFALSRHQQTLNWCSLYRGVTPVYFDADESQPVIQNCRDAISELKSRGYLKSGDLILMTYGDKIESIGGTNTCKMMIVE, encoded by the coding sequence ATGTTAAGAAGAACCAAAATCGTGACCACATTAGGTCCGGCAACTGACCGCGAAGGCGTGCTGGAAGGGATTCTGGAAGCCGGTGCCAACATGGTGCGCATGAACTTCTCTCACGGTACGGCTGAAGATCATATTGCCCGTGCCAAAGAGATCCGCGCACTGGCTGCCCGTCTGGGTAAATCAGTAGCGATTCTGGGTGACCTGCAAGGCCCGAAAATCCGCGTATCTACGTTCAAAGACAACAAAATTATGTTGAAAGTGGGCGACAAATTTCTGCTGGATGCGAACTTGGGTAAAGGTGATGGTACTCAGGAACAAGTCGGTATCGACTATAAAAAACTACCTGAAGATGTCGTTGCCGGTGACATTTTGTTACTGGACGATGGCCGTGTGCAGCTGAAAGTAGACAGTGTTGAAGGCAGCAAAATTTTCACTACCGTGACCGTTGGTGGCCCGCTGTCTAACAACAAAGGTATCAACAAAAAAGGCGGTGGTCTGTCTGCTCCGGCGCTGACTGAAAAAGATAAAGCCGACATCAAAACTGCAGCGCTGATGCAGGTTGATTATCTGGCAGTATCTTTCCCGCGTAATGGTGCTGACCTGAACTATGCCCGTGAACTGGCGCGTGAAGCCGGCTGCAACGCCAAAATCGTGGCCAAAGTAGAACGTGCTGAAACTGTTGCTACCGACGAAGCGATGGAAGATATCATTCTGGCTTCTGATGTGGTGATGGTAGCGCGTGGTGATCTGGGCGTTGAAATCGGCGACTCCGAGCTGATGGGCGTTCAGAAAAAACTGATCCGTTCCGCACGTAAACTGAACCGTGTTGTTATCACTGCAACTCAGATGATGGAATCGATGATCAAAGCACCGATGCCAACCCGTGCTGAAGTTATGGACGTAGCTAACGCGGTTCTGGATGGTACGGATGCGGTCATGCTGTCAGCTGAAACTGCTGCCGGTGATTTCCCGATTGAAACTGTTACCGCGATGGCTAACGTTTGTCTGGGTGCCGAAAAACACCCAAGCGTGAACGTGTCTAACCACCGTATGACTCATACTTTTGATACTGTTGAAGAAACAGTTGCTATGAGCACCATGTATGCAGCTAACCACATGCAAGGTGTAAAAGGCATTATCGCGATGACTGAGTCAGGCACCACGCCGCTGCTGATGTCCCGTTTAAGCTCAGGTCTGCCAATTTTCGCACTGTCACGTCATCAACAGACGCTGAACTGGTGTTCTCTGTACCGTGGTGTTACTCCGGTATACTTTGATGCAGATGAATCACAGCCGGTTATCCAGAACTGCCGTGATGCGATTTCCGAGCTGAAAAGCCGTGGCTATCTGAAATCAGGCGATCTGATTCTGATGACTTATGGTGACAAAATTGAAAGTATCGGTGGTACCAACACCTGCAAGATGATGATCGTAGAATAA
- the carA gene encoding glutamine-hydrolyzing carbamoyl-phosphate synthase small subunit, translating to MTHSALLVLEDGTVFKGVSIGAEGCSVGEVVFNTSMTGYQEILTDPSYCRQIVTLTYPHIGNTGTNSEDEESPNIHAQGLIIRDLPLVASNFRNQATLSDYLKKHNVVGIAEIDTRKLTRILREKGAQAGCIIAGGDLDEAKALAATKAFPGLKGMDLAKVVSCTEAYEWTEGSWKLGQGHTKPAEYPFHVVAYDFGVKRNILRMLVDRGCRVTVVPAQTPAETVLAMNPDGVFLSNGPGDPEPCDYAISAIKSFLETDLPVFGICLGHQLLALASGAKTMKMKFGHHGANHPVKDLDRNVVMITSQNHGFAADDTDMPANLRVTHKSLFDGSLQGIHRTDKPAFSFQGHPEASPGPHDAAPLFDHFIDLIKQYRA from the coding sequence TTGACTCATTCTGCCCTGTTAGTGTTGGAAGATGGGACGGTGTTTAAGGGTGTGTCGATTGGTGCTGAAGGCTGTTCAGTCGGGGAAGTTGTTTTTAATACTTCAATGACGGGATACCAGGAAATTCTGACCGATCCTTCTTATTGCCGCCAAATAGTAACACTGACTTATCCCCACATTGGTAACACTGGTACCAATTCTGAAGACGAAGAATCCCCCAATATTCATGCTCAAGGCCTCATCATTCGTGATCTGCCATTAGTTGCTTCTAACTTCCGTAATCAGGCTACTCTGTCTGACTATCTGAAAAAGCATAATGTTGTTGGTATAGCCGAAATTGATACTCGTAAACTGACGCGTATCCTGCGTGAAAAAGGCGCACAGGCTGGCTGTATCATCGCTGGTGGTGATCTGGACGAAGCGAAAGCACTGGCAGCAACCAAAGCCTTCCCTGGCCTGAAAGGCATGGATCTGGCGAAAGTGGTTAGCTGTACTGAAGCATACGAATGGACCGAAGGTTCATGGAAGCTGGGTCAGGGTCATACCAAGCCAGCTGAATATCCATTCCATGTCGTTGCTTACGATTTCGGTGTGAAACGTAATATTCTGCGTATGCTGGTGGATCGTGGTTGCCGCGTGACAGTCGTTCCGGCACAGACTCCGGCTGAAACCGTGCTGGCGATGAATCCGGACGGTGTATTCCTGTCAAACGGCCCTGGTGACCCTGAACCATGTGATTACGCAATCAGCGCAATCAAATCCTTCCTGGAAACTGATTTGCCGGTATTTGGTATCTGTTTAGGTCACCAGTTGCTGGCTCTGGCTTCCGGTGCGAAAACCATGAAAATGAAATTCGGCCACCATGGTGCCAACCATCCGGTTAAAGATCTGGATCGTAATGTCGTGATGATCACCAGCCAGAACCACGGTTTTGCAGCAGATGATACCGACATGCCAGCTAACCTGCGTGTGACGCATAAATCACTGTTCGACGGTTCTCTGCAGGGTATCCATCGCACGGACAAACCGGCATTCAGCTTCCAGGGTCACCCTGAAGCGAGCCCTGGTCCGCACGATGCAGCTCCGCTGTTCGACCATTTCATCGACTTGATCAAACAATACCGCGCATAA
- the dapB gene encoding 4-hydroxy-tetrahydrodipicolinate reductase: MTAPIRIALMGCQGRMGKALLEAIRANEQVTLGTALERPGSTVIGLDVGDLNGLGAMNVLIADDLEKVKDQFDVIIDFTRPEVTLKNLAFAVANNKRIVIGTTGFDDAGKAAINEAAKKIGIVFASNFSVGVNLVFKLLEQAAKVMGDYTDIEIIEGHHRHKVDAPSGTALSMGEVVAKTLGRDLKQCAVYGREGITGERDRNTIGFATIRAGDLVGEHTVMFADIGERVEITHKASSRLTFANGAVRAANWLKDQPCGLFDMQDVLNLK; encoded by the coding sequence ATGACCGCTCCGATTCGTATTGCATTGATGGGCTGTCAGGGCCGTATGGGCAAGGCCTTGCTGGAAGCAATTCGTGCCAATGAACAGGTAACGCTGGGAACGGCATTAGAGCGTCCGGGTTCAACCGTTATTGGTCTGGATGTGGGTGATCTGAATGGTCTGGGCGCCATGAATGTTTTGATCGCCGACGATCTGGAAAAGGTAAAAGATCAGTTTGATGTCATCATCGACTTCACCCGCCCGGAAGTGACGCTGAAAAATCTGGCGTTTGCCGTTGCTAACAACAAACGCATTGTTATCGGTACGACAGGCTTTGATGATGCTGGTAAAGCAGCAATTAATGAAGCTGCAAAGAAAATCGGTATCGTGTTTGCCTCTAACTTCAGTGTTGGCGTGAACCTGGTATTCAAGCTGCTGGAACAGGCGGCGAAAGTAATGGGTGATTACACTGACATCGAAATCATCGAAGGTCATCACCGTCATAAAGTAGACGCGCCATCAGGCACCGCACTCAGTATGGGTGAAGTGGTAGCCAAAACGCTGGGCCGTGATCTGAAACAGTGTGCAGTCTATGGCCGTGAAGGCATCACTGGTGAACGCGATCGCAATACTATCGGTTTTGCGACTATCCGTGCCGGTGATCTGGTGGGTGAACATACCGTGATGTTTGCTGATATCGGCGAGCGTGTTGAGATTACGCACAAGGCATCCAGTCGTCTGACGTTTGCAAATGGAGCTGTTCGTGCTGCAAACTGGTTAAAAGATCAACCTTGTGGTCTTTTCGATATGCAGGATGTATTAAACCTCAAATAA
- a CDS encoding M48 family metallopeptidase has translation MKKRWVSAVALCLLTACAVSPTGRKQLLLMGNNDISQMGLSSFQQIKQKEKVSTDPRLNQYVQCVAQAVTRVIPAQYAANNPGQWEVVVFDSDDVNAFALPGGRIGVYTGLLKVAKNQDQLAAVISHEVSHVLAQHSNERLSQSQVANIGMAAADQVLQNTTTRAPAMAALGLGVQYGVLMPYSRAHETEADVLGMQLMAMAGFNPQESVNLWYSMAANGKGKQSLEILSTHPSDQTRIKQLNAILPQVQPVYEQAKAAGVHPQCAG, from the coding sequence ATGAAAAAACGATGGGTTTCTGCTGTTGCACTTTGTTTACTGACTGCCTGTGCTGTTTCTCCAACCGGGCGTAAACAATTGTTGTTAATGGGAAATAATGATATTTCGCAAATGGGGCTCTCTTCCTTTCAGCAAATAAAACAAAAAGAAAAAGTCTCGACTGATCCGCGACTAAATCAATATGTGCAATGTGTCGCTCAGGCGGTCACCCGGGTCATTCCGGCACAGTATGCAGCCAATAATCCGGGGCAGTGGGAAGTCGTCGTATTTGATTCTGACGATGTGAACGCATTTGCATTACCTGGCGGGCGCATCGGTGTTTATACCGGCTTGCTGAAAGTGGCAAAAAATCAGGATCAGCTGGCCGCGGTTATCAGCCATGAAGTATCACATGTGCTGGCGCAGCACTCCAACGAACGACTGTCACAAAGTCAGGTCGCTAATATCGGGATGGCTGCCGCCGATCAGGTTCTGCAAAACACGACGACCAGAGCGCCGGCGATGGCGGCATTAGGTCTGGGAGTTCAGTATGGGGTATTAATGCCATACAGCCGGGCACATGAAACCGAGGCGGATGTGCTGGGTATGCAACTGATGGCAATGGCCGGATTTAATCCGCAGGAGTCGGTTAATCTCTGGTACAGCATGGCAGCGAACGGCAAGGGTAAGCAGTCTCTCGAGATATTATCAACGCATCCGTCAGACCAGACCCGTATCAAGCAGCTGAATGCAATACTCCCTCAGGTTCAGCCGGTATATGAGCAGGCAAAAGCGGCCGGAGTTCATCCGCAATGTGCCGGATAG
- a CDS encoding MurR/RpiR family transcriptional regulator: MNTLEKITKHLEHFSKSERKVAEVILHSPQVAIHSSIATLAKMADVSEPTVNRFCRRLDTKGFPDFKLHLAQSLANGTPYVNLHVEEHDTPDEYTAKIFESTIACLEVAKNSLDTTAVNRCVDLLTQAKKISFFGLGASSAVAHDALNKFFRFNIPVVCFDDIVMMRMSCINSSDGDVVVVISHTGRTKALVEIAALARHNDATVIGITAQDSPLAAQCNLVLSMDVPEDTDVYLPMASRIAQLALIDVLATGFTLRRGVKFRENLKKVKEGIKDSRFESLHQ; encoded by the coding sequence ATGAATACACTGGAAAAAATCACTAAACATCTGGAACATTTCAGTAAATCAGAGCGTAAAGTCGCCGAAGTGATTCTACATTCGCCTCAAGTCGCGATTCATTCCAGCATTGCTACGCTCGCCAAAATGGCGGATGTCAGTGAACCAACAGTTAACCGGTTTTGTCGTCGTCTCGACACAAAAGGCTTCCCCGATTTCAAGCTGCATCTGGCACAGAGCCTCGCTAATGGCACGCCGTATGTGAATCTGCATGTCGAAGAACATGACACGCCGGACGAATATACCGCGAAGATATTTGAATCGACAATTGCCTGTCTGGAAGTAGCCAAAAACAGCCTGGATACCACCGCAGTTAACCGGTGTGTTGATTTACTCACGCAGGCAAAAAAAATATCGTTTTTTGGTCTGGGGGCATCATCAGCCGTAGCCCATGATGCCTTGAATAAATTCTTCCGTTTTAACATTCCTGTTGTCTGTTTTGATGACATCGTCATGATGCGGATGAGCTGTATTAATAGCAGTGACGGTGATGTCGTTGTCGTGATCTCGCATACCGGCCGCACCAAAGCACTGGTCGAAATTGCAGCACTGGCGCGCCACAATGATGCAACGGTGATAGGTATTACGGCACAGGATTCCCCATTAGCCGCCCAATGTAATCTGGTGTTATCAATGGATGTGCCGGAAGACACTGATGTCTATCTGCCAATGGCTTCGCGTATCGCACAACTGGCATTAATTGATGTCTTAGCGACCGGATTTACATTACGCCGAGGCGTAAAATTTCGCGAAAATTTGAAGAAGGTCAAAGAAGGGATAAAAGATTCCCGCTTTGAATCACTGCATCAGTGA